The Paenibacillus tianjinensis genome has a window encoding:
- a CDS encoding DinB family protein, giving the protein MVHAKEVLANQLLAGANDPSWHLPFMQAVQGITEEEAFWKPGDDSNSIAELTQHLRYWNETWQIRYTEGRVDAVPPIGDNNDSFILPENSSYSELSTALLEVLLRWQAILAEDSLEAQVTGFPEPARWWEIISNAATHNAYHIGQIVYIRKLRRHLA; this is encoded by the coding sequence ATGGTTCATGCCAAAGAGGTGCTGGCTAATCAATTGCTCGCGGGTGCCAATGATCCCAGCTGGCACCTGCCGTTCATGCAGGCGGTTCAGGGGATTACGGAAGAGGAGGCCTTTTGGAAGCCGGGAGATGACAGTAACAGTATTGCAGAGCTGACGCAGCATTTACGGTATTGGAATGAAACCTGGCAGATCCGGTATACCGAAGGCCGGGTGGATGCGGTGCCGCCGATCGGAGACAACAACGACAGCTTTATTCTGCCGGAGAACTCCTCTTACAGTGAGTTGAGCACAGCTCTGCTGGAGGTGCTGCTGCGATGGCAGGCCATCCTTGCGGAAGACAGCCTGGAAGCACAGGTGACCGGCTTCCCTGAGCCGGCCCGGTGGTGGGAGATCATCAGTAATGCAGCGACGCATAATGCTTATCATATCGGTCAGATCGTCTATATCCGCAAGCTGCGGAGACACTTAGCCTGA
- a CDS encoding IS256 family transposase, whose product MTILPENMLNNLFENLVTQFVKDNLESIMKAEIQQFMTSDEAGNHNSRNGYYTRDLHTKYGNVEDLAVPRDRQGAFQTQLFEPYQRRDGWLEEAVIQMYKSGMGTRDVARFIESMFGSHYSPTTVSNITATVLDDIHQWQKRPLNKRYSVIYLDGLYVKLKRSTVSGEVVYFAMGIDEEGHRQILGFYVGGQESANGWREVLKDLYNRGVQAVLLGVFDGLPGLDAAFRETYPKADVQHCIVHKVRSTFPKIRVQHKTEVIEDLKTIYTAADHDLARAAFDTVKAKWGKLYPKEMRSWEEQLPTLLTFYKYPVLIKEAIYTSNPIERMNKEIRKRLKPMNSLTNMDAAEKIVYLDVIDYNERFSERVIRGFGDLEVKKKLNEMFEARYSAQAEQEK is encoded by the coding sequence ATGACTATTCTACCCGAAAACATGTTAAATAATCTATTTGAAAATCTTGTCACCCAGTTTGTAAAAGATAATCTGGAGTCCATTATGAAAGCGGAAATCCAGCAATTCATGACCAGTGATGAGGCAGGGAATCACAACAGCCGTAACGGATACTACACCCGGGATCTGCACACGAAATACGGTAATGTTGAGGATCTGGCCGTTCCTAGGGACCGTCAGGGAGCTTTCCAAACGCAGTTGTTCGAGCCCTACCAGCGGCGGGACGGATGGCTGGAGGAGGCTGTCATCCAGATGTACAAAAGTGGCATGGGAACGCGAGATGTGGCCCGGTTCATTGAAAGTATGTTCGGCAGCCACTACTCACCCACCACCGTCAGCAACATTACAGCTACGGTACTTGACGACATTCATCAGTGGCAGAAACGCCCGTTAAACAAACGCTACTCCGTGATCTACCTGGACGGCCTATATGTGAAGCTCAAGCGCAGCACCGTGAGCGGAGAAGTCGTTTATTTCGCCATGGGTATCGACGAAGAGGGTCACCGGCAGATCCTTGGCTTTTACGTAGGCGGCCAGGAGAGCGCAAACGGCTGGCGTGAGGTGCTGAAAGACCTTTACAACCGTGGTGTCCAGGCAGTCTTGCTGGGCGTATTTGATGGGCTGCCGGGACTCGATGCAGCGTTTCGTGAAACCTATCCGAAGGCGGATGTGCAGCATTGTATCGTCCACAAAGTGCGTTCGACCTTTCCGAAAATTCGAGTTCAGCACAAAACGGAAGTCATTGAAGATCTGAAGACCATCTACACGGCTGCAGACCATGATCTGGCCCGGGCTGCGTTTGACACGGTGAAGGCCAAATGGGGCAAGCTCTACCCGAAAGAAATGCGGTCCTGGGAAGAACAGTTACCGACGCTGCTGACCTTTTACAAGTATCCCGTGCTCATAAAAGAAGCCATCTACACATCCAATCCGATTGAACGAATGAACAAGGAAATTCGAAAACGCCTGAAGCCGATGAACAGCCTCACGAATATGGATGCGGCAGAGAAAATTGTCTACCTGGACGTCATCGATTACAACGAACGTTTTAGCGAACGGGTCATTCGCGGCTTCGGCGATCTGGAAGTAAAGAAGAAACTAAATGAGATGTTTGAAGCGCGATATTCAGCGCAGGCAGAGCAAGAGAAGTAA
- a CDS encoding MarR family winged helix-turn-helix transcriptional regulator yields the protein MDNNTLFQKFVTFTAAVHQITSELSKDVKSEALTPLQYKILEYIAVSQPVTLSEISDCMHMSMPNTSRELKKLTEKQLCERVTDPGDRRKQGITLSAAGQHMMNEAFRHIGIRFAERTGHLSEAERLEIGRALELLQEKVFY from the coding sequence ATGGACAACAATACTTTATTTCAGAAATTCGTGACCTTCACCGCCGCCGTCCATCAAATAACCAGCGAACTATCCAAAGATGTGAAATCCGAGGCGCTAACGCCTTTGCAGTATAAAATTCTCGAATATATTGCGGTAAGCCAGCCGGTGACACTGAGTGAAATCAGCGATTGTATGCATATGTCTATGCCTAATACGAGCCGCGAGCTGAAGAAATTAACGGAGAAGCAGCTGTGCGAGCGGGTGACCGATCCCGGGGACCGGCGCAAGCAGGGCATCACGCTGTCCGCTGCAGGCCAACACATGATGAACGAAGCGTTCCGGCACATCGGAATCCGGTTCGCCGAGCGCACCGGGCATCTGAGCGAAGCCGAACGCCTAGAGATCGGGCGGGCGCTCGAGCTGCTACAGGAGAAAGTATTTTATTGA
- a CDS encoding S-layer homology domain-containing protein, with product MKSMVGRLAAGAAAVLCAAGLFIPYGRSVSAEDTLPFEDIAASYAKNEIIDLYNRKILTGISETSFSPEGKVTRAEFIMMLGRLLKLEPVASPVSPYTDTGKGAWYYGWIQAAVQLGLAGGTSASTFAPAKPVTRQEAAVWLTKAFKQTGSTAGGATVFTDASTIAVWAESAVEAVNRLGLMKGDETGAFRPAAPITRQETAVLLYRVLQQEKWTAELASAKDPHIVLGWQYGQTAAEYESNILQSNVNTLSPRWYFVGSTGVVPDSTVASLVAWAKKNGKQVWPLVGNRFDQAATHQMLSSTAARNTAVNQLAGLVSTYGLDGLNIDFENVAAADRASLTAFITQLAGRLHALGAVLSMDVSPDLGTDWTEAFDYATLGRQADYLVMMGYDEHYSGSMNPGSNASLPYVQQAVSTLLKSVPAEKVILAMPLYTRDWTLKQNGITPSSAELSLTQQNQLLSSYSLHPVWNSTLGQYVASYTKQSLKHTLWLEDGRSLTAKYNLAVKHKLAGIAYWHIGGESPDIWTSISNAEKFAGYSF from the coding sequence ATGAAGAGTATGGTGGGAAGATTAGCAGCCGGTGCAGCCGCCGTCTTGTGCGCAGCCGGGCTGTTTATTCCGTATGGCCGGTCTGTCTCCGCGGAGGACACGCTGCCCTTTGAAGATATAGCAGCCAGCTATGCCAAGAATGAGATCATAGACTTGTATAACCGGAAGATATTAACCGGCATTTCGGAGACCAGCTTCTCGCCGGAGGGTAAGGTGACGAGAGCGGAGTTCATTATGATGCTCGGCCGGCTGCTGAAGCTTGAGCCTGTGGCAAGTCCGGTCTCTCCCTATACAGATACCGGGAAGGGCGCATGGTATTACGGCTGGATACAGGCAGCGGTTCAGCTGGGTCTGGCGGGCGGCACCTCGGCTTCCACCTTTGCACCGGCGAAGCCGGTAACGCGCCAGGAGGCTGCCGTCTGGTTAACCAAAGCGTTCAAGCAAACGGGGAGCACAGCAGGCGGGGCAACGGTATTCACCGACGCAAGCACCATCGCTGTCTGGGCGGAAAGTGCCGTGGAAGCTGTAAACCGCTTAGGCTTGATGAAAGGCGACGAAACAGGCGCTTTCCGCCCGGCCGCCCCGATTACAAGGCAGGAAACGGCGGTGCTTCTGTACCGCGTACTGCAGCAGGAGAAATGGACGGCAGAGCTGGCGTCTGCGAAGGACCCTCACATTGTGCTGGGATGGCAGTATGGCCAGACGGCCGCGGAGTATGAGAGTAATATTCTGCAGTCCAATGTGAACACCTTATCTCCGCGCTGGTATTTTGTAGGGAGTACGGGTGTAGTCCCGGATTCCACGGTGGCTTCACTGGTAGCCTGGGCGAAGAAGAACGGCAAGCAGGTGTGGCCGCTGGTCGGTAACCGGTTTGATCAGGCGGCGACACATCAAATGCTGTCCAGTACAGCAGCGAGGAATACGGCGGTTAATCAACTGGCGGGATTAGTCAGTACATACGGCCTGGATGGGCTGAATATTGATTTTGAGAATGTGGCAGCGGCAGACCGGGCTTCGCTGACCGCTTTTATTACACAGCTGGCCGGGAGGCTGCATGCGCTCGGCGCAGTGCTGTCGATGGATGTGTCGCCCGATCTCGGGACAGACTGGACGGAGGCTTTTGATTATGCGACACTTGGCAGGCAGGCTGATTATCTGGTAATGATGGGGTATGACGAGCATTATAGCGGAAGTATGAATCCTGGCTCTAATGCTTCGCTGCCTTATGTTCAGCAAGCGGTAAGCACACTGCTGAAATCTGTACCCGCCGAAAAGGTGATTTTGGCAATGCCTCTATACACCCGTGACTGGACGCTCAAACAGAATGGCATCACTCCGTCGTCCGCTGAACTTTCGCTAACCCAGCAGAACCAGCTCTTGAGCAGCTATTCACTGCATCCTGTATGGAACAGCACACTGGGGCAATATGTGGCCAGTTATACCAAGCAGTCACTGAAGCATACTCTCTGGCTGGAGGACGGAAGGTCTCTTACGGCAAAATACAATCTCGCAGTGAAGCACAAGCTGGCGGGAATTGCCTACTGGCATATAGGCGGGGAGAGTCCTGATATTTGGACCAGCATAAGCAATGCGGAGAAATTCGCCGGCTATTCCTTCTGA
- a CDS encoding catalase family peroxidase: MKDSGSPGGIPAAAGGSGLTAQAVDAIEDLSGVHPGYRRAHAKGICCRAVFRPNGLAAPFTTAAHLQEQEVEAVVRFSGSSTDPALADLLSPAKGMAVQFSLPDGSITNLVGVTLPVFFARTPESFVDIVRSVHRARAGNLRPLELVKEISAHFTESKASFLALKKLQPPASYAESHYYCIHTYFFVDAEGNKRPVKFEWTPVTGVRALSLEDASQQPDHYLEDELVLRLQDESPVFQLAVIFGEEDDPTDDPTHAWPDERRRIEIGNLHLTEIVDEPDGLLMDPAVVPAGIALSEDPILHFRHSAYGESFRRRREEH, encoded by the coding sequence ATGAAGGATTCCGGTTCACCTGGCGGAATTCCCGCTGCTGCGGGCGGTTCCGGCCTCACCGCGCAAGCGGTAGATGCTATTGAGGATCTGTCCGGCGTCCATCCCGGCTACCGCCGTGCACATGCCAAGGGGATTTGCTGCCGTGCGGTCTTCCGCCCGAACGGACTTGCCGCCCCTTTCACTACTGCCGCACATCTTCAGGAACAGGAGGTAGAGGCGGTTGTCCGTTTCTCCGGCAGCTCTACCGATCCGGCACTGGCTGATCTCCTCTCCCCGGCCAAAGGGATGGCTGTACAGTTCAGCTTGCCGGATGGCAGCATTACGAATTTGGTCGGGGTGACGCTGCCGGTTTTTTTCGCCCGTACCCCTGAATCCTTTGTTGACATCGTACGTTCCGTACATCGTGCCCGCGCAGGTAATCTGCGCCCACTGGAGCTGGTTAAGGAGATTTCGGCCCACTTCACCGAAAGTAAGGCGAGCTTCCTTGCCCTCAAAAAGCTGCAGCCGCCGGCCAGCTATGCCGAGTCTCATTATTACTGCATTCATACTTACTTCTTCGTGGATGCTGAGGGGAACAAGCGGCCGGTGAAATTCGAATGGACCCCGGTTACCGGAGTCCGTGCCCTGTCCCTGGAGGATGCCTCACAGCAGCCGGACCATTATCTGGAGGATGAGCTGGTGCTGCGCCTGCAGGATGAGTCCCCCGTGTTTCAGCTGGCCGTTATTTTTGGTGAAGAGGACGACCCAACCGATGATCCGACCCATGCCTGGCCCGACGAGCGGAGGCGGATCGAAATCGGGAACCTGCACCTTACAGAAATTGTAGACGAGCCGGACGGGCTGCTGATGGACCCGGCCGTAGTTCCTGCCGGCATAGCCTTGTCTGAGGATCCTATCCTTCATTTCCGCCACAGCGCCTACGGGGAATCCTTCCGCAGGCGGCGTGAAGAACACTAA
- a CDS encoding SDR family oxidoreductase: MKIGLTGATGQFGSIVAENLLKSVPAGSLVASVRNPEKADSLRARGVDVRHGDFDQPETLDAAFAGVERLLIVSADGDNDTRIRQHKAAVDAAVRAGVGFIVYTSVGHADSSSLFLAPVHRATEQFIRESGIPYSFLRNNWYLENEAGSIQAAAAGAPWLTSAGEGKVGWATRRDYAEAAAAVLSAEGHQNSVYELSGKPATQGELAAVVGSVLGKEVPVQQVDDATYSSVMAGAGVPEAALPIVVAIQAAIREGALDIESGDLEKLLQRPLTPLSEGVSAILNGAKA; the protein is encoded by the coding sequence ATGAAGATCGGATTAACAGGAGCAACTGGACAATTTGGTTCTATCGTGGCGGAAAATTTGCTGAAATCTGTACCAGCCGGCAGTCTTGTCGCCAGTGTGAGAAACCCGGAGAAGGCGGACAGCCTGCGGGCCCGCGGCGTTGACGTCCGCCACGGGGATTTCGATCAGCCGGAGACTTTGGATGCGGCATTTGCCGGTGTGGAACGGCTGCTGATTGTCTCGGCAGACGGGGACAATGATACACGTATCCGCCAGCATAAGGCGGCTGTAGACGCTGCCGTGCGTGCAGGCGTAGGCTTCATCGTCTATACCAGCGTGGGGCATGCGGATTCCAGCTCCCTGTTCCTCGCTCCGGTACACCGAGCAACCGAACAGTTCATTCGTGAATCCGGCATTCCGTACTCCTTCCTGCGCAACAACTGGTATCTGGAGAATGAGGCCGGCTCTATACAGGCTGCTGCAGCTGGAGCACCTTGGCTGACATCCGCCGGAGAAGGCAAGGTTGGCTGGGCAACCCGCCGTGATTATGCAGAGGCAGCGGCCGCTGTTCTCTCTGCTGAAGGCCATCAGAATTCGGTCTACGAATTATCCGGCAAACCGGCTACCCAAGGAGAACTGGCGGCGGTTGTCGGCAGCGTGCTGGGTAAGGAAGTGCCGGTGCAGCAGGTGGATGATGCTACTTATTCCAGTGTGATGGCTGGAGCGGGTGTGCCGGAAGCGGCGTTGCCGATTGTGGTAGCCATCCAGGCCGCAATCCGTGAAGGAGCACTGGACATCGAGAGCGGCGACCTGGAGAAGCTGCTGCAGCGTCCGCTTACGCCGCTTAGTGAGGGTGTAAGTGCAATCCTGAATGGTGCCAAGGCGTAA
- the nudC gene encoding NAD(+) diphosphatase — MPKPRASVYQRYLPSVNPDPEYSGSAYWFITHSGKLLVTETSGQADIPQLESPDQLAAAPIRTLYLGLFAGTPCFAAEVPSDMPEPAGMAFHPLRTLYDVLDEDVFHLAGRALQLLAWDETHQFCGKCGTATVLSGAEHARVCPACGQVSYPRIAPAVITAILKDGQILLAHAPHFQNNMYGLIAGFVEPGETLEDCVQREISEEVGIKVKNITYFGSQQWPFPHSLMVGFLAEYESGEITVDGLELDHAAWFTPDNLPNIPPSVSIARKIIDWYVEQYS; from the coding sequence ATGCCTAAACCAAGAGCATCTGTTTATCAGCGTTATCTTCCATCCGTTAATCCAGACCCGGAATACAGCGGATCTGCCTATTGGTTCATCACCCATTCCGGCAAGCTGCTGGTAACGGAAACTTCCGGACAGGCAGATATCCCGCAGCTGGAATCGCCGGATCAGCTTGCGGCCGCCCCCATCCGGACACTTTATCTTGGCCTGTTCGCCGGCACACCCTGCTTCGCGGCAGAGGTTCCGTCAGATATGCCTGAACCTGCAGGTATGGCCTTCCATCCTCTGCGCACCTTGTATGATGTGCTCGATGAGGATGTATTCCATCTGGCGGGAAGGGCCCTGCAGCTGCTGGCCTGGGATGAGACCCATCAATTCTGCGGCAAGTGCGGTACAGCAACCGTCCTCTCCGGAGCAGAGCATGCCAGGGTCTGCCCGGCATGCGGACAGGTCAGTTATCCGCGGATTGCACCTGCGGTCATAACCGCAATCCTGAAGGACGGCCAGATCCTGCTCGCCCATGCACCGCATTTCCAGAATAATATGTACGGGCTGATTGCCGGCTTCGTCGAGCCGGGCGAGACGCTTGAGGATTGTGTGCAGCGTGAAATCAGCGAGGAAGTGGGCATCAAGGTCAAGAACATCACTTATTTCGGCAGCCAGCAATGGCCCTTCCCCCATTCGCTGATGGTCGGCTTCCTGGCCGAATACGAGAGCGGGGAAATTACCGTAGACGGCCTGGAACTGGACCATGCCGCCTGGTTCACGCCGGACAATCTGCCGAATATTCCGCCATCCGTCAGTATTGCCCGCAAAATTATTGACTGGTACGTGGAGCAATATTCCTGA
- a CDS encoding diacylglycerol/lipid kinase family protein, which yields MEQAMIIINPTSGKEEGPAYITMVEEILTAQGYEITVNETQKAGDATSFCIAACEEGYELVVSIGGDGTLHEVINGLGGQPHRPKLGIIPLGTVNDFARAIGLPLVPEEAIKALASSSTRAVDAGRLNDRLFINVVAAGAIAESVSSVSSEDKSKLGALAYFKEGIKELTGNTAHRLSITHDGEVWEGDSPLFIAALTNSVGGFERLAPGAAVDDGLIHCFILKDLTILSTLTVSLSLLLGNLNHHKDVIYFTARSVTVESSDIMRTNVDGEEGPALPIRLSLLPRYIEVIVPEP from the coding sequence ATGGAGCAAGCAATGATTATTATCAATCCTACTTCCGGTAAAGAAGAAGGACCCGCATATATCACCATGGTGGAAGAGATTCTGACTGCGCAGGGGTACGAAATTACCGTTAATGAGACGCAAAAGGCGGGGGATGCAACGTCATTCTGCATCGCGGCATGTGAAGAGGGCTATGAACTGGTGGTTTCAATAGGCGGAGATGGTACACTGCACGAGGTGATCAACGGGCTGGGCGGCCAGCCGCACCGCCCGAAGCTGGGGATTATCCCGCTTGGAACAGTTAATGATTTCGCCCGGGCCATCGGGCTTCCCCTGGTTCCAGAGGAAGCGATTAAGGCGCTCGCCTCCTCCAGCACCCGTGCAGTGGATGCCGGCCGGTTAAATGACCGCTTATTCATCAATGTGGTGGCCGCCGGAGCTATTGCTGAATCGGTCTCTTCTGTATCTTCGGAGGATAAGTCGAAGCTGGGGGCACTGGCTTATTTCAAGGAGGGGATTAAGGAGCTGACAGGCAATACCGCTCATCGCCTGAGCATCACCCATGACGGTGAAGTCTGGGAAGGGGACTCTCCGCTGTTTATTGCCGCCTTAACGAATTCGGTCGGAGGCTTCGAACGGCTGGCACCCGGTGCCGCTGTTGACGACGGCCTGATCCACTGCTTCATCCTCAAAGACCTCACGATCCTGAGCACCCTGACCGTCAGCCTCTCCCTCCTGCTCGGCAACCTTAATCATCATAAGGATGTAATTTACTTTACGGCCCGCAGCGTAACCGTGGAATCGTCTGACATTATGCGGACCAATGTTGACGGTGAAGAAGGGCCGGCGCTGCCGATCCGGCTCAGCCTGCTTCCCCGTTATATCGAGGTCATCGTACCAGAGCCCTAA
- a CDS encoding C40 family peptidase, producing MMKRNTVILSLLTLSLCGCGAAYADALPQEQAASGVISVYLDGKLLHTEVPPLNEGGTVLVPMRGLFEAQGASLGWNNTDKTVTVTKEDTTLTYQMGAPAADLNGQSIDVAVPGQLTGGSAMIPLRFVSEALGNTVEWVPSTQSVEITSAVIYETSILRGVTLRSQPDAESKPVTADLLSAGTKVHVVSVADALWLKVKTEDNQTGYISAKPKFTDYTSASLADKQAKALIAYGKTFYGTPYEFGASPDQTGTFDCSSFVKRVFGDILSIELPRVSYDQAKEGKEVGLDELLPGDLLFFSARGLDIGHVAIYAGNNQLLHTYSAKLGVHMEAFDGQWKDRFVTARRIL from the coding sequence ATGATGAAACGCAATACCGTAATTCTCTCACTGCTAACCCTATCCCTATGCGGCTGTGGAGCTGCCTATGCAGATGCCCTGCCACAGGAGCAGGCAGCATCCGGGGTCATATCCGTCTACCTGGACGGCAAGCTGCTTCACACGGAGGTCCCGCCTCTGAACGAGGGCGGAACCGTACTCGTGCCGATGCGCGGGTTATTTGAGGCGCAGGGGGCATCTCTGGGCTGGAACAATACGGACAAAACCGTAACTGTCACCAAAGAAGACACTACGCTTACCTATCAGATGGGAGCCCCAGCCGCCGACCTGAACGGTCAAAGTATTGATGTGGCTGTTCCCGGCCAGCTCACGGGCGGTTCCGCGATGATCCCGCTGCGCTTCGTCAGCGAGGCCCTGGGAAATACCGTAGAGTGGGTTCCAAGCACCCAGTCCGTGGAGATCACATCCGCAGTCATTTATGAGACCTCGATCCTCCGGGGAGTGACACTGCGCAGTCAGCCGGATGCCGAGAGTAAGCCTGTTACTGCGGATTTACTCTCAGCAGGTACGAAGGTGCATGTAGTCAGTGTGGCCGATGCCCTCTGGCTGAAAGTAAAGACCGAGGACAATCAGACCGGATATATCTCGGCGAAGCCGAAATTTACCGACTACACCAGCGCCTCCCTTGCAGACAAGCAGGCCAAGGCCTTGATTGCCTACGGCAAGACCTTTTACGGTACCCCGTATGAATTTGGAGCCTCTCCTGATCAGACGGGTACCTTCGACTGTTCCTCATTCGTGAAGCGCGTATTCGGGGACATCCTGTCTATTGAGCTGCCCCGCGTATCCTATGATCAGGCCAAGGAAGGCAAGGAGGTCGGGCTGGACGAGCTCCTGCCGGGTGACCTGCTGTTCTTCAGCGCGCGCGGGCTGGACATCGGCCATGTAGCCATCTATGCCGGGAACAATCAGTTACTGCATACCTATTCCGCTAAGCTGGGCGTTCATATGGAAGCCTTTGACGGCCAGTGGAAGGACCGCTTTGTGACCGCCCGCAGAATTCTATAG
- a CDS encoding phosphatidate cytidylyltransferase: protein MNSSLFTLLLIFAGLSAVHLIYLAVSRLQKDKDYTGIGFRIKTWWGMLFIFCLATLFNSVVSLLSLMVLCFFALKEYFSMIRTRKADRRLFLWAYLAIPLQFYWIYIEWYGMFIVFIPVYVFLLLPLPRLLNKGTLGFLRSVSSTQWGMMLMVFGLSHLAYFQFATPEYGAGLVLFLVVLTQLNDVVHYLASLYFGKHKVVPTANPNLTWEGFICGFAATTAVSYLIYPYLTPLTPLFGLLSGMLISLSGYFGSLTVSVLKRDLLIGDDDKFAALQKSYLSRVDSLAYTSPIFFHVIRYFFDFM from the coding sequence GTGAACAGCTCCTTATTCACGCTACTCCTTATTTTTGCCGGCCTATCGGCCGTCCATCTGATTTATCTGGCCGTGAGCAGACTTCAGAAGGACAAGGACTATACGGGCATCGGCTTCCGCATCAAAACCTGGTGGGGCATGCTGTTTATTTTCTGCCTGGCAACTCTCTTTAATTCCGTAGTTTCCCTGCTCTCTCTGATGGTGCTCTGCTTCTTCGCGCTAAAAGAATACTTCTCTATGATCCGCACGCGGAAGGCCGACCGCAGACTGTTCCTGTGGGCTTATCTGGCTATCCCGCTGCAGTTCTACTGGATTTATATCGAGTGGTACGGGATGTTTATCGTCTTTATTCCGGTCTATGTCTTCCTGCTCCTGCCGCTTCCCCGGCTCCTTAACAAAGGAACACTCGGCTTTCTGCGCAGCGTCAGCTCCACCCAGTGGGGGATGATGCTGATGGTGTTCGGGCTTAGCCATCTGGCCTATTTCCAGTTTGCCACCCCGGAATATGGAGCAGGACTGGTACTGTTTCTGGTGGTGCTCACCCAGCTGAATGATGTGGTTCACTATCTGGCGTCGCTCTATTTCGGCAAACACAAGGTGGTCCCGACCGCCAATCCAAATCTCACCTGGGAAGGCTTTATCTGCGGGTTTGCAGCAACGACAGCCGTGTCCTATCTCATCTATCCCTACCTGACACCACTCACTCCGCTGTTCGGACTGCTGTCCGGGATGCTGATCAGCCTGAGCGGCTACTTCGGCAGCTTAACCGTCTCCGTCCTGAAGCGTGACCTGCTGATCGGTGACGACGACAAGTTCGCCGCACTCCAAAAAAGCTATCTGAGCCGGGTCGACAGCCTGGCATATACCTCGCCGATCTTCTTCCATGTGATCCGGTATTTTTTCGACTTCATGTAA
- a CDS encoding NAD(P)H-dependent oxidoreductase — MNTLVIYTHPNHQSLSYAFLQEVLRGSRENAEVTEIKVLDLYEEGFDPVLVFNEQKRRRDMHSDPRLAEYREQLIWADRIVLVYPIWWGRPPAMLMGYIDQMFASGFAYRDKGGILPEGLLKGKSVVCISVMKGPAHYPLLWLGNAHKILMRKALFNYVGIRKVKFFEFGSMESPRGKHERKLQQVYRYFKTVRS, encoded by the coding sequence ATGAACACACTGGTTATTTATACTCATCCGAATCATCAGAGCCTCAGCTATGCTTTTTTACAGGAAGTGCTGCGGGGCAGCCGGGAAAATGCTGAAGTTACAGAAATTAAAGTGCTGGATTTATATGAGGAGGGCTTTGATCCGGTGCTGGTGTTTAATGAACAGAAACGCCGCAGAGATATGCACAGCGATCCGAGGCTGGCCGAGTACAGGGAGCAGCTGATCTGGGCTGACCGGATTGTACTGGTCTATCCGATCTGGTGGGGCCGGCCTCCGGCGATGCTCATGGGGTACATTGATCAGATGTTTGCTTCAGGCTTCGCTTACAGGGATAAGGGCGGGATACTGCCGGAGGGGCTGCTGAAGGGGAAGTCTGTAGTGTGCATCTCCGTCATGAAGGGACCGGCGCATTATCCGCTGCTGTGGCTGGGTAATGCGCACAAGATCCTGATGCGCAAAGCATTGTTCAACTATGTCGGAATCCGCAAGGTGAAGTTTTTTGAGTTCGGCAGCATGGAGAGTCCGCGCGGCAAGCATGAACGCAAGCTTCAGCAGGTATACCGCTATTTCAAGACGGTAAGAAGCTAA